The Geotrypetes seraphini chromosome 8, aGeoSer1.1, whole genome shotgun sequence genome includes a region encoding these proteins:
- the HIPK4 gene encoding homeodomain-interacting protein kinase 4 has product MEILQSETDCYDVIEVLGKGTFGEVAKSWKRGSGEMVAIKILKNDAYRSRIIKNELKLLKAMQGIDPEESHIVQFYEFFHDETKFYLVFELLEENLFEYQKENNFSPLPIRHIRTITTQVLKALSKLKELSIIHADLKPENIMIVNQTKFPFRVKVIDFGSASIFNEVRFVKEPYIQSRFYRSPEILLGLPFCEKVDMWSLGCVMAELQLGWPLYPGSNEYDQIRYICETQGMPKIQLLNAASKTHHFFKRNPHPQLVHQWQLKSMAEYQVETKVKPLERRKYILKCLDQIEFVNNNRSVFPDNEVMAEYYDLKNMVELIKRMLTWDSHERINPNAAMKHPFISMQQLKMNYEPTKYYQQSLQCIHDCIRDNRIMEGAQYYNIIGESYYNQEGQDRFKDEKGQAIPTVISVQRTIDQMDDLTIEEPMKEVSMNLWGEGAMVRGHQPSTSMENSSAYPDHAYLHIPPYQVNRSLQEHWREPILVYYGNRYGTKQRKIPRPFKSDTTFVNLIPLRQHSPQDSVSWEDEEGGSTVSDTIPSIQESSGTEDPMLFQKPHPSTVEVSHSGHYR; this is encoded by the coding sequence ATGGAGATCCTCCAATCAGAAACAGACTGCTATGATGTTATTGAAGTCCTGGGGAAAGGCACTTTTGGAGAAGTTGCTAAAAGCTGGAAAAGAGGTAGTGGTGAAATGGTAGCCATCAAAATCCTCAAAAATGATGCTTACCGGAGCAGGATCATCAAGAATGAACTGAAGCTGTTGAAAGCCATGCAAGGGATAGATCCCGAGGAGTCCCATATTGTCCAGTTTTATGAGTTCTTCCATGATGAAACCAAGTTCTACCTGGTTTTTGAGCTCCTGGAAGAAAATTTATTTGAGTATCAAAAGGAGAAcaatttctctccccttcccattagGCACATTAGGACTATTACCACCCAGGTGCTAAAGGCTTTGTCTAAACTGAAGGAGCTGTCCATTATCCATGCTGACCTGAAGCCAGAAAACATAATGATCGTCAACCAAACCAAGTTTCCTTTCAGAGTTAAGGTCATTGACTTTGGATCTGCCAGCATTTTCAATGAAGTACGTTTTGTCAAGGAGCCCTACATCCAGTCACGTTTCTACAGATCCCCCGAGATCCTGCTTGGTTTGCCTTTCTGTGAGAAGGTGGACATGTGGTCTCTGGGCTGCGTGATGGCTGAGCTGCAGCTTGGGTGGCCCCTTTACCCAGGAAGTAATGAATATGATCAAATCAGATACATCTGTGAGACTCAAGGAATGCCCAAAATCCAACTCCTGAATGCAGCCAGCAAAACCCACCACTTCTTCAAGAGGAACCCACACCCTCAGCTTGTGCATCAGTGGCAACTGAAATCAATGGCAGAGTACCAAGTTGAAACCAAGGTGAAGCCCCTGGAGAGAAGGAAGTACATCCTCAAGTGCCTAGACCAGATTGAGTTTGTGAACAACAATAGATCTGTCTTCCCAGACAATGAAGTCATGGCTGAGTACTATGATTTAAAGAACATGGTAGAACTGATCAAGAGGATGTTGACATGGGACTCCCATGAGAGGATCAACCCCAATGCTGCTATGAAGCATCCCTTCATTTCTATGCAGCAGCTGAAGATGAACTATGAGCCCACCAAGTACTATCAGCAGTCGCTACAATGTATCCATGACTGCATAAGGGACAACAGGATCATGGAGGGTGCCCAGTACTACAACATCATAGGTGAAAGTTACTATAATCAGGAAGGACAGGACCGCTTCAAGGATGAGAAAGGGCAGGCTATTCCTACTGTGATCTCTGTACAAAGGACCATTGACCAAATGGATGATTTAACCATTGAAGAACCAATGAAGGAAGTCAGTATGAACTTGTGGGGGGAAGGGGCCATGGTGAGAGGTCATCAACCCTCAACATCCATGGAGAATTCTTCTGCTTATCCTGATCATGCCTATCTCCACATCCCACCTTACCAGGTTAACCGCTCACTCCAAGAACACTGGAGGGAACCCATACTTGTTTACTATGGGAATCGCTATGGGACCAAGCAACGCAAGATCCCTCGCCCTTTCAAGTCTGACACCACCTTTGTGAATTTAATTCCATTACGGCAGCACTCCCCCCAGGATTCTGTAAGCTGGGAGGATGAGGAGGGTGGTAGCACTGTGTCTGATACGATACCTTCAATTCAAGAATCCAGTGGGACAGAAGATCCAATGCTGTTTCAAAAGCCCCATCCATCAACAGTAGAGGTAAGCCACAGTGGACATTATAGGTAG